The Dendropsophus ebraccatus isolate aDenEbr1 chromosome 2, aDenEbr1.pat, whole genome shotgun sequence DNA segment aaacacagaaacaggatacaagaaaatcagcgccttctcggccgaacagcacgagcagagggacgcataatgctccgcagagataccatcctgacattgTGTCTCTGTATTCATGGAGACTCAACCTTCTGAATTAGCAGGGGATCTCTCCACTAACTCAGAAGGTCTGatggtgacaggtacactttaattaggATATGCATTACCAACAGTTGTTGGTTTTGCCTCATCGTCCCTCGGTGATAGATATGACAGTATATGATGTATTAGCAAATATTTGTTTATACAGATCCTTAGTAAAGACAAGTACAGTAGCAATTTTGCTGACTATAAAATCAGTTGCAATGATGTAGGATGATCACCATATGTAAGATTTCCAGTACTCATTCCTTCTATTGGCATTTCAATATGTGGTTCCTGAAAGTGTACACAGATAATAGAGAGCTGCACTCGGAGAGCACCAGCCATGAAGATATTCATCCTTATATTTTTGCTCTGCTCCTCAATAAGATATCATTGTGGCAAATCTCTGAAAAATAGAACCTGGCAGAGAGGTGGTAGTGTATGTAATTACTTTTCTCCTACCATTATTGCTCTGTGATATGAAATCTCAGCTTtgctcacacatatatatatatatatatatatatatatatatatattgtttataaCAAGTCTGCGCTGATGTCTAAGCCCTGGCATATACATTTCTGAAGTTTTTATAGCGTATTTGTGGAATGATTTAGTAAATTGCTTTCTTTATATAGTATCAGCTCTTCTTCTATCTCCTCTAGAAGAGCTACGCACAATAAGGCTTTACAAGAGACTACTTAGACTTGTAGGTTGTTGTGGAAAGAAAGTGATGACGTCAAAAAATAATATGAAATGTGAATAATGTTAATGATGTCTCAGACAGATAttgtttgtaaagtgcaaattctTGTGATATGATAAGCAATGATAAACACAGGTTATGATGTGCATTGCAATTGGATCTCTGTGACCATGGTGGCAGCAGGGGAACACAGAAGTTAAGTATAGTTTTTTGTATTCGTTTAGCGCCTTCCTAAGactatttgttattttttttcccctggaataCTGGAGCTCAGACTGGCATACTCATTgggctaagccaatcactgatgaCAAATTGGGCATTTCTTTGTGTCAAAATGTGGATCATGATTCAAAAAACTAGAACAAGGGAGCTTACCAATAAAAAATTCTTGTGGGATGCCACCTATGTTTTTAACAAACCAAAATGTGTCACCATGACAGAAAAACACATATAAGGTGCAACCTCATTCAAATAATACAACTATGTCATAGCAAATTAAATTTTATTGAGAAAACATATCAAAAACAAATTGACAAAACACACTAGTCATGcttaaaaaaacttaaaacacCTAAACTGGGTAAACCATTACTGGGAAGCAGTGAAGATCCACATACTTCCCACCGGAGAGCTTGCGCATATCGTCACACACGAATGAGTGACTTTGTCAGGGGCTATGGTTCCTATCTTCTGCCTACCTTATATCCACTAAATTCTGGAAATACAGTACTTTAAACACTAATAAACTGATGATTAATTACCTGTGTGGCTCTCTGGTGGGAAGTATGTGGATCTTCACTGCTTCCCAGTAATGGTTTACCCAGTTTgggtgttttaagtgtttttaagcattttttttgtCAAATTGTTTTCAAAAAGTTTTTGATATGTTTTCTCAATAAAATTTAATTTGCTGTGACATAGTTATATTATTTGAATGAGGGTGCACCTTgaggccatattcacatggtgtaagacaccggctgttctgtgacccggccaggtcacagaatggccggtgtcagagaagatgatcccggccggtactgcagtacaggccagatgatcttcacttctgctgaattctgatgcaggtgcatcagtgcgcacccgcatccaaattcccagatgcacacaatagagcgcgggacggagccgcacgctccattgtgtgaactgttagGTTCtttttttgcggcaccgctagtgatcccagccggagagtatactatgtgtatacactgcgggcaggattccctctagctgcagcacagtgtaagttctgtattaatcacggctatgttgcaaatcggcaacaacggctgtgattaatactgaacttacattgtgtgaacatagcctatatatgttTTTTCTGTTATTGTGAGACAAAATGTGGATCATGATACACTGATCAGCAGGCACTATTGGAACAGCAACAATGAAAAATTGGGCTTGTGAGTATCACTTTTCATATTTCCGCTGCAGGACAACCTTCTTAATTCTTGCTACAATATAAATATAATGACAGGCTTTGAGGGTCCTTCATAGCCCCTTAGGGAAAAGGATTAGTGGTCCTTAAAACTTTGTTACTAACAGAATCAGGGGTCCTTTAAAACACCTTAAAGTGAGGGCTTGGTGGTCCTTtaaatttttgttgttatcacgACTTCACATTCTTGCATCATGGCTTAGCCTTGGATGGCTGGGTTCATTAAGATTTAATTTATCTCTTAGAGATATCACTTTGACCTATGGAGAAACAATTCTGCCAACACACTGGCAGGCATAAGTGTCCATGACACACATAGATGACTTCAGTACGTTAACAAGATTTTATGCAAACCTTCAAGGAATTTGGCTGCCTCTATGAAATACATTAGGGCCAAAAATGATAAGTGCACAGACTCACTATGTATTGGCAAGTAAATATAaaacttagtaaaaaaaaaaaaaactaggtagTTAACATAACGGGATTAAACAGCACAAAGTAATTTCTACTGTTTTTATCTCAGGTATTAAAGGATATCAAAGAAATGTTTcctcaagtttttttttactatgaaaaACTAGTAGAATAGATCTATAAAGAGTGTAAAAGAGTGATTAATAACCCCATAAAGAAGACCATGTGCGTTTCTGACCAGCCCGTTTTAGTAGCTACCGCCATGTCTTATAATATAACAATTCTGGTGCGTCTTTACAAAACTCTGCATTATgccttcctctgttattcctaccAGAAATGTATAAATCCAAATTATGATCCAATGGTATTTTGGaattcaactggttttagaaagttatatagatttgtaatttacttctatttaataatctcaagtcttctcatacttatcagctgctgtatatcctgcagaaaatgttgtattctttttagtctgacacagtgctctctgctgacacctctgttcgagacaggaactgcccagagcagtagcaaatccctatagaaaacctttccttctctagacagttcctgtctcggccagaggtgtcagcagagagcactgtgccagactggaaagaaaacataatttcctgccggacatacagcagctgataagtatgggaagacttgagatttttaaatagaagtaaattacaaatctatataactttctgaaaccaggtgatttgaaagaaaaatattttcactggataacccctttaaatcaaagtGCGTGAATAGGCAACAAGCTGTAATATAATGTGTTTCATATGTTTCATCACCTGATTCCAtgtctgttttgatctgttcttCCAGGTCCTCGGGTGACACATAGTACTCATAATCTTCCCCCGCTGATGATTTTGGTTTACACTTTCCAAAGCAACAATTGCAGCAACAACAGAGACAGCAGCAGAAGTAGCATCCTGTCAGCAGACCACATAAGGCAAACAACCCCTGGGGACAAAGACAGATAAAGGATCTGGTCAGAGGGAATTATATTCTGCATTACAGCATGTGCTGGAGGCTGTACAACGGCACAATGAGGCCATACTACAAAACAATAGTTATTGCCTGTGGCCCCACATGGCGCATAAAACCCTAGATTTGGCTATACAACGGTAAAGCAAGGCCCCATAGAAGTCAGTAAGtgccctattattattattgacctGAGCTGTTACACAGCCGTTTACATGTggctttaaagcagggatggagaaccttcggccctccagctgttacaaaagtacaatttctatcacgcttggacagccaaagctttggccatccaggcatgatgggagttgtagttctgcaacagctggtaCCCCTTGCCTGCCCTGTGCCATTTAACTTAGTGAATTTTTTCCCTGCTACCACCATAATGGGAATACTATTAATGGCTAAACTGTTCCTATATTCTGACATATGTGCGGTACTATACGAACATATCTACAGTTTATTAATAACCTAGAACTGACATATAGACTCTTATACTGACATTCATTTACTTTGTACATTACAGTAGTATAATTCATTGTTTTGTTACCTTTGCCCACCAACTAGACAGCATGAAATATGTGTTAACATTTTCCTCTCCAAACTGCTCTGCAACGTACAATCCAAGGGATCCGTACTTGTCATAAATATTCCTCTTAGACATGTCGGATAGGATGGAATGGGCATTGTTGATCTCCTTAAATGTTTCAGCTGCTTGGGGATTGTCAGGATTTTTGTCGGGATGATGTCTAAGAGCGAGTTTTCTTTCATCATAGGAAGAAGACACAAATGAAAGATATGTTAGGATGTTATCAAAATGAACAGATTTATTACTATATACCACTATCTAATTTTTTTTCATAGTTATAAATTATATGGAAAGTTGTAAAGGCAAATCTCTTCCAGgtcattgattttttttgtgcGACCCTTGGAATATATGTAGTGTGGGATAACTTGTAGTACTGGTACATAGATCCTATAAgttgttaaagggaatccgttATTGGTTTATGCTCCCTGAACCACAACTCATACAGGCCTCAATGTCTTCTGTCCGCCCCACTGACCTTGATTGATATACAAAGCCAAAGAGGGAGAGGTCTACCAGTCAAGGCTAGTGGGGTAGGGAGAAGCCATCCAGGACCGTCCCAACAACTCATgcaggaaagtaaaaaaaaaaccttccctttaaatttagattgtgagctctttttttctcattgttaGAGGCCAAGTAGTTTTCTTTACTGTTGTTTGTTGCTTTaccaattagaaaaaaaacagcagaggATGTGGGCAATTTatacatggttaaaaaaaatttacctCCCCCAACTCTCTGGGTTCGGCAGGGCATTCTACTGTTCTAAAAAAGAGGAAAATCAGATAGCGACACTTCAGATAATGTATTCGCTAATcagtaaataaaacattttagtACTTGTAGGTCTCATCaacttaaatatttttgcaaatacattcgggggattatccagtgctgcaaaaacatggccccactcttgtctccagtttgggtgtaggttctgtaactcagttccattgaagtgagcggagcttaattgcagaccaaacctaaactggagacaagaatgtcCATGCCCCCTCGTTTAATGGAATAAAGACTGTCTTTTTGCTAGTAAAGTTCAGTGAGTGCCACCTTTCTCTTATGTATGCCATTTTAAAAATTTATGTGAATTAACTTAATGCGTTCTAactaagtataactatattaattcagatgagaatacctctttaattatatttttattacaaggaaccaatcagcacaatagTAATGATGTAGCTCCCAGTTACACCAAATAGCTCGTTGAAGTGGGACaacgcaccgattggctgagcgctatCAGTGACCCGGGAGCCggagaagcaagccagagcacaggtaatgtatgagcttCATTAAATGGCCGTCCGGGAGACGATTAGTTAATAAGGCAGTAGGGCAACATTCCCAAAAAATGCAGAGGCCATACGGAATAACCATAACGCATACTGCAATTATTGTGAGATTATTTGAAATTCTACTTGTCTGAAGTATGTAACATTTGTGTGCTTCTTATTGGAACAAAGCAATTTGGCAAATAAATCgaagttaaaaatataaaaaataataatttttaacacTGTGCGTAATAAATCGAGTCGAGGTCTGAAATATTTGATCAGACAT contains these protein-coding regions:
- the DNAJC5B gene encoding dnaJ homolog subfamily C member 5B, translating into MSEQRQRSLSTSGEALYQILGLEKGATHDEIKKSYRKLALRHHPDKNPDNPQAAETFKEINNAHSILSDMSKRNIYDKYGSLGLYVAEQFGEENVNTYFMLSSWWAKGLFALCGLLTGCYFCCCLCCCCNCCFGKCKPKSSAGEDYEYYVSPEDLEEQIKTDMESDGHTPIVMQPTNANEKTQLIGDSRRTYTDS